The Impatiens glandulifera chromosome 3, dImpGla2.1, whole genome shotgun sequence genome contains a region encoding:
- the LOC124929318 gene encoding heat stress transcription factor A-4c-like, which produces MDTTMAENPSSTNLLAPFLAKTYEMVDDPSTDSIVSWSKNNTSFIVWNPPQFSIDLLPKYFKHSNFSSFIRQLNTYGFRKIDPEQWEFANEEFIRGKTNLLRNIHRRKPIHSHSLQNGNHDLLISSSSSSSPSSSLSERDRIEYKNRIEMLKQDKRMLLLELQKQKQEKREIDSQMQTLTETYNRLEFSQRNMVHSFSGIIRERKRPIRIDGYLEEEEETSYESFLNREALERLESSVSIWERIASDVVSSSQEFEVESSPMPISYTQLYSVSKSSEIDMIIEPIVAVNSEEVVVRQTVNDVFWENFLTENPGSMEND; this is translated from the exons ATGGATACAACAATGGCGGAAAACCCATCAAGTACAAATTTATTAGCACCATTCCTTGCTAAAACATACGAGATGGTTGATGATCCTTCCACGGATTCAATCGTTTCTTGGAGTAAGAACAATACAAGCTTCATTGTTTGGAATCCACCTCAATTCTCCATAGATTTGTTACCAAAATACTTCAAGCATAGTAATTTCTCCAGCTTCATCAGACAACTCAATACATAT GGTTTTAGGAAAATCGATCCTGAACAATGGGAATTCGCCAACGAAGAATTCATTCGCGGGAAAACGAATCTATTGAGGAATATTCATAGACGAAAACCCATTCATAGTCACTCCTTACAGAATGGAAATCACGATTTATTaatctcttcatcttcatcttcatctcctTCTTCGTCATTGAGTGAACGCGACAGAATTGAATACAAAAACAGGATTGAGATGTTGAAACAGGACAAACGCATGCTCCTCTTAGAACTACAGAAACAAAAACAGGAAAAACgagaaatcgatagccaaatGCAGACATTAACAGAAACTTACAATCGACTCGAGTTTTCTCAGAGAAACATGGTTCATTCGTTTTCAGGTATAATTCGAGAAAGAAAGAGACCAATTAGAATTGACGGGtatcttgaagaagaagaagaaactagTTACGAATCGTTTCTAAACAGGGAAGCGTTGGAGCGATTGGAATCTTCAGTATCGATTTGGGAAAGAATTGCAAGCGATGTTGTTTCGTCTTCACAAGAATTTGAAGTCGAAAGCAGTCCCATGCCCATATCGTATACACAGCTTTATTCTGTTTCAAAGAGTTCTGAAATCGATATGATTATCGAACCTATTGTGGCTGTTAATTCGGAGGAGGTGGTGGTTAGGCAGACTGTGAACGATGTTTTCTGGGAGAATTTCTTGACTGAGAATCCGGGTTCAATGGAAAATGATTGA
- the LOC124932916 gene encoding ER lumen protein-retaining receptor A: protein MNIFRFAGDMTHLISILVLLLKIYATKSCSGISLKTQELYALVFLTRYLDLFTDFISIYNTVMKLVFIGSSLAIVWCMRWHRVVKRSYDRDLDTFRHYFLVLASFILALLLHEKFTVQEIFWAFSIYLEAVAILPQLVLLQRSGNVDNLAGQYVFFLGAYRAFYILNWIYRYFTEAQFSRWISCVSGLVQTALYADFFYYYFISWKNNAKLQLPA, encoded by the exons ATGAATATCTTCAGATTCGCCGGCGATATGACTCATTTGATCAGTATTCTCGTTCTCCTCCTCAAAATATACGCTACAAAATCATGCTCAG GGATTTCCCTCAAGACTCAGGAGCTGTACGCATTGGTCTTCTTGACTAGATACTTGGATCTGTTTACTGATTTCATCTCTATCTACAACACTGTCATGAAACTTGTCTTCATCGGGAGTTCTCTGGCGATCGTCTGGTGCATGAGATGGCACCGTGTTGTCAAGCGTTCTTATGACCGAGACCTTGATACCTTCCGCCATTACTTCCTCGTATTGGCTAGCTTCATCTTGGCGCTTCTTCTACACGAGAAGTTCACAGTTCAAGAG ATATTCTGGGCCTTTTCAATATACTTGGAAGCAGTTGCAATTCTTCCTCAATTGGTTTTACTGCAAAGGAGTGGAAATGTAGATAACTTGGCTGGACAATATGTTTTCTTCCTCGG GGCTTATCGTGCATTCTACATCCTAAACTGGATCTATCGCTACTTCACTGAAGCTCAGTTTAGTAGATGGATTT CTTGCGTCTCTGGTCTTGTCCAAACTGCGTTATATGCAGATTTCTTCTACTACTACTTCATCAG TTGGAAAAACAATGCGAAACTTCAGCTACCAGCCTGA
- the LOC124929317 gene encoding protein STICHEL-like 4, whose translation MSKHIGGGDRILKDANGDINNHLRNHIHLTNCIHLKNHMHKQNPILADRSITRDLAFLQRSRSLKDPSTSPPSDLLSKRVEKKESSASGNGRCSRSHQRSSNKGFTVDSKEEDEEYAHPRSRRKGSNDDHCCSVSGKSVHKGRIRGIHGEKEHTVDEGKTASVGIHRGGRRRKFRGTRRSQTMTRVSGLADIQNEMSVASNSFVQEDHNFILTPNNNCGIPWNWSRIHHRGKTFLDKAGKSLSCGLSDSKLRKDISDFPIISDHSSSSANLNAEALPLLVEPYDSQDSVENAARVHDYSGELGIFADNLLMNETDSDLESEARSGLQHKFKRHQNFTQRYTPRLFRDLVGQNLVAQALSNAVSKRKIGLLYVFYGPHGTGKTSCARIFARALNCQSDHSRPCGICKSCMAYDTGKSKNIREIGPVGNFDMEGIVRLLENMASSYRVLIFDDCDSFSSDCWNSLSKVIDRSPRRSVFVFVCSTLDVLPHVISSRCQKFYFPKLKDADIIYILHLISDKEDLNIDEDALKLIASRSDGSLRDAEMTLEQLSLLGQRISVPLVQELVGLISDEKLVDLLDLALSADTINTVKTLREIMQSGVEPLDLMSQLATVITDILAGSYDITKSKRRRKFFKHQTLTKAEMEKLRQALKTLSEAEKQLRVSNDRLTWLTAALLQLAPDQQYMLPSSSAEVSFHHSPHIQNNNAGSKERLSARNSQAGPSEIQQLAFTNSVDMNQDHCRKSSAKKDKEMEEIWLEVLERIQINSIRELLYHEGKIVSLSFSAAPNVKLVFSSPQTKSKAETYKHHMLKAFESVFGSPVTIEIRCEAQRKSKGGQFVKPFSRDVSSLVHTNISPINDEEENDHGLSHRRSSQSKSFGKTSEIEEIARANDDIIQHDERDSRKVVRGAESSYDDNNNKSLPKAKKLEESRCQSIVRSKVSLAHVIQQVEGHRKRNGWLKHKAVTIAERLEQENLKMEARSKSLLCWKAPRRAVTPRKISRLKMRTRRTQTLLRFVSCGKCISKTKAR comes from the exons ATGTCCAAGCATATTGGTGGAGGTGACCGGATACTTAAAGATGCAAATGGTGATATTAACAATCATTTACGTAATCATATCCATTTGACAAATTGTATTCACTTGAAGAATCATATGCATAAGCAAAACCCTATTCTAGCTGATAGGTCCATTACAAGGGATCTTGCTTTCCTTCAGAGGTCACGATCTCTTAAGGATCCTTCTACTAGTCCTCCTTCAGATCTGCTTTCTAAAAGAGTCGAAAAGAAGGAATCATCTGCATCAGGTAATGGAAGATGTTCACGTTCGCATCAGAGGAGCAGCAACAAAGGGTTTACTGTAGATtcaaaagaagaagatgaagaatatgcTCATCCACGCTCAAGGAGAAAGGGAAGCAATGATGACCATTGTTGTTCTGTATCAGGAAAATCTGTACACAAGGGAAGAATTCGAGGTATTCATGGTGAAAAAGAGCACACTGTTGATGAAGGGAAAACAGCTAGCGTCGGCATTCATAGAGGTGGTAGAAGACGTAAATTCAGAGGAACAAGGAGATCTCAAACGATGACTAGGGTTTCAGGATTAGCTGACATTCAAAATGAGATGTCTGTGGCTTCTAACTCATTTGTTCAGGAAGATCATAATTTCATCCTTACTCCGAACAACAACTGCGGTATTCCGTGGAATTGGTCGAGAATTCATCACAGGGGGAAAACATTTCTCGACAAAGCTGGAAAGAGTTTGTCTTGTGGGTTGTCTGATTCAAAGTTAAGGAAGGATATTTCTGATTTCCCAATAATCTCTGATCACTCCAGTTCATCTGCTAACCTTAATGCAGAAGCATTGCCTCTTCTAGTGGAGCCATATGATTCTCAGGATAGCGTCGAAAATGCTGCTAGAGTACATGATTATTCAGGGGAATTGGGtatatttgcagataatctaTTGATGAATGAAACTGATTCAGATCTCGAATCGGAAGCTAGATCAGGTCTCCAACACAAATTCAAAAGGCACCAGAATTTCACTCAGAGGTATACCCCTCGTTTGTTTCGCGATTTAGTGGGACAGAATTTAGTCGCACAAGCTCTGTCAAACGCAGTTTCTAAAAGAAAGATCGGTTTGCTTTATGTTTTCTACGGGCCTCATGGAACAGGGAAAACATCTTGTGCGCGTATATTCGCTCGCGCGTTGAATTGTCAGTCCGATCATTCGCGTCCATGTGGAATCTGTAAGTCTTGTATGGCGTATGATACCGGTAAGAGCAAAAACATAAGGGAGATAGGTCCTGTTGGTAATTTCGATATGGAAGGTATAGTTCGTCTTCTCGAGAATATGGCTTCTTCTTACAGAGTGCTCATCTTTGACGACTGTGATTCCTTCTCATCTGATTGCTGGAATTCTTTATCGAAGGTTATTGATCGATCTCCTAGACGATCAGTGTTTGTCTTCGTCTGTTCTACGCTTGATGTGTTGCCTCATGTAATTTCATCCAGGTGCCAGAAATTCTATTTCCCTAAATTGAAGGATGCTGATATCATCTATATTCTGCATTTGATTTCTGACAAAGAAGATCTGAATATTGATGAGGATGCATTGAAGCTTATTGCTTCCAGATCAGACGGGTCATTAAGGGATGCTGAAATGACTCTTGAACAATTGAGTTTGCTTGGACAAAGAATCTCTGTTCCTCTGGTTCAGGAACtg GTAGGACTTATTTCCGACGAAAAGTTGGTGGATTTACTCGATTTAGCATTATCAGCTGACACGATCAACACTGTGAAGACTCTCAGGGAGATAATGCAATCTGGAGTTGAGCCATTAGATTTAATGTCACAGCTCGCCACAGTAATAACCGACATTCTGGCTGGAAGCTACGACATTACAAAATCAAAGCGCAGAAGGAAATTCTTTAAGCATCAAACGT TAACGAAGGCGGAAATGGAAAAATTACGTCAAGCCCTAAAAACATTATCTGAAGCAGAAAAACAATTGAGAGTATCGAATGACAGATTGACATGGCTAACGGCTGCACTGCTTCAACTTGCTCCTGATCAACAGTATATGCTTCCAAGTTCATCAGCAGAAGTTAGTTTTCATCATAGTCCGCATATTCAGAATAATAATGCAGGCTCGAAAGAGCGACTTTCAGCGAGAAATTCACAGGCTGGTCCTTCTGAGATTCAGCAACTGGCATTTACTAATTCTGTTGACATGAATCAAGATCACTGCCGGAAGTCATCAGcgaaaaaagataaagaaatgGAAGAGATTTGGTTGGAGGTACTTGAGAGGATTCAAATAAACAGCATTAGGGAGCTCTTGTACCATGAAGGAAAAATCGTCTCTCTCAGCTTCAGTGCAG CCCCAAATGTTAAACTGGTATTTAGTTCACCCCAGACAAAATCCAAAGCAGAGACATACAAACACCACATGTTAAAAGCATTTGAATCCGTGTTTGGCTCTCCCGTAACCATTGAGATAAGATGTGAAGCGCAAAGAAAATCAAAAGGCGGTCAGTTTGTGAAACCATTCTCTCGCGATGTTTCATCTCTTGTGCATACAAACATAAGTCCAATCAACgatgaagaagagaatgatCATGGTTTAAGTCACCGACGATCATCTCAATCCAAATCATTTGGAAAAACGAGTGAAATTGAGGAAATAGCTAGGGCCAATGATGATATTATACAACACGATGAAAGGGACTCTAGAAAAGTTGTAAGGGGAGCAGAGTCTTCAtatgatgataataataataagtcatTACCAAAGGCAAAAAAATTAGAGGAGAGTCGATGTCAAAGCATTGTGAGAAGCAAAGTGTCTCTTGCGCATGTAATCCAGCAAGTTGAAGGACACAGGAAGCGAAATGGGTGGTTAAAACACAAGGCAGTTACCATTGCTGAAAGGCTTGAACAAGAGAATCT AAAAATGGAAGCTAGATCAAAAAGCTTGCTTTGTTGGAAGGCACCAAGGAGGGCTGTAACTCCTCGGAAG ATTTCGCGGTTGAAGATGAGAACGAGGAGAACCCAAACTTTGCTTAGATTTGTTTCTTGCGGGAAGTGTATCTCTAAAACCAAGGCTAGGTAA
- the LOC124929319 gene encoding transcription repressor OFP5, translating into MGEMKLNRKIHSSPISNGGNNSSASRLSPISWFSKFMQSSKPNSEKNKKKKKNSVPDSWDGGRFYCGEDDPYFRISFGGGKPRHKSVWFDPSDERGEFNDMVSDVRRRRVISSQNSKKILSEEKQRSYFELNCEEMEPPKRGSHNIEQDCRNLTELKRVSRRKPKVGGKVRVYSPRTECKIKPLEDLKKKKKKKKVRKEIRTFNRFAVVKTSYDPHGDFRDSMMEMIEEQGIEKPDELEELLACYLTLNSDDYHDLIIKVFRQVWIQMNL; encoded by the coding sequence ATGGGAGAGATGAAATTGAATAGAAAGATTCATTCATCGCCTATTTCCAATGGTGGTAATAATTCATCAGCTTCCCGTCTATCTCCAATTTCCTGGTTTTCCAAATTCATGCAGTCATCCAAACCCAACTCggagaagaacaagaagaagaagaagaattcaGTACCAGACAGTTGGGATGGAGGTAGGTTTTACTGTGGAGAAGACGATCCATACTTTAGAATTTCCTTTGGAGGAGGAAAACCAAGGCACAAGTCCGTTTGGTTTGATCCTTCAGATGAAAGAGGGGAATTCAATGATATGGTTTCCGATGTAAGAAGAAGGAGAGTGATCTCATCCCAGAACTCGAAGAAGATTCTTTCAGAGGAGAAACAGagaagttattttgaattaaattgtGAAGAAATGGAACCACCCAAGAGAGGTAGCCACAACATTGAACAAGACTGCAGAAATCTAACCGAATTAAAACGTGTATCAAggagaaaaccgaaagttggAGGGAAAGTTCGAGTTTATTCTCCAAGAACAGAGTGCAAGATCAAACCACTAGAGGacttgaagaagaaaaagaagaagaagaaggttagAAAAGAGATAAGAACTTTCAACAGATTTGCAGTTGTTAAGACATCCTATGACCCACATGGAGATTTCAGAGATTCGATGATGGAAATGATTGAGGAACAAGGAATCGAAAAACCAGATGAACTTGAAGAACTATTGGCATGCTATCTTACCTTGAATTCAGATGATTACCATGATCTTATTATTAAAGTCTTTCGTCAAGTATGGATTCAAATGAATCTTTGa